One genomic region from Natrinema caseinilyticum encodes:
- a CDS encoding metal-dependent hydrolase, protein MMATTHVFTGLAAVAPVAYVVPEFALVLAVGAIVGGLVPDFDLVLTHRRTLHFPVAGLAVAAPAAVLAAVAPSGPTLALAAFAVAAWLHAASDAIGGGPEMDPWNDRTDRAVYDHVRGRWIRPRRWIRYDGAPEDAAIAVALAVPAFVVFDGWLTAVVVGGVVVSLIYALLRRRLVAWTPDWLE, encoded by the coding sequence ATGATGGCGACCACCCACGTGTTCACCGGGCTCGCGGCCGTCGCGCCGGTCGCGTACGTCGTTCCGGAGTTCGCGCTCGTGCTCGCGGTCGGCGCGATCGTCGGCGGGCTCGTTCCGGATTTCGATCTCGTCCTCACACATCGACGGACGCTTCACTTTCCGGTCGCCGGACTCGCGGTCGCCGCGCCGGCCGCCGTCCTCGCCGCCGTCGCACCCTCGGGTCCGACCCTCGCGCTGGCGGCGTTCGCCGTCGCCGCCTGGCTGCACGCCGCGAGCGACGCGATCGGCGGCGGCCCGGAGATGGACCCGTGGAACGACCGCACCGATCGGGCCGTGTACGATCACGTCCGCGGCCGATGGATTCGGCCGCGACGCTGGATCCGGTACGACGGTGCGCCGGAGGATGCCGCGATCGCCGTCGCGCTCGCGGTTCCGGCATTCGTTGTCTTCGACGGCTGGCTCACCGCCGTCGTCGTCGGTGGCGTCGTCGTCTCGCTGATCTACGCGCTCCTCCGACGACGGCTCGTGGCGTGGACGCCCGACTGGCTCGAGTGA
- a CDS encoding copper resistance protein CopD, translating to MVDVLAARTTHLVFAALWAGSVCFVAAVVLPLARDGAFNTIRPLEVISSKLTTVSRVSSLVLFLSGGHLAGTGYTAKSLFGSLNGRLVLLMVALWLALTALVEIGAKRFEAGLTGKKIREPAREALPVFRAAALAAIALLVVAGLLSANVGRLL from the coding sequence ATGGTCGACGTTCTCGCCGCCAGAACGACACACCTGGTCTTTGCTGCCCTCTGGGCAGGGAGCGTCTGTTTCGTCGCCGCCGTCGTCCTGCCGTTGGCCCGCGACGGCGCGTTCAACACGATCCGCCCGCTCGAGGTCATCTCGAGCAAACTCACGACGGTTTCCCGGGTGAGTTCGCTCGTCCTGTTTCTCTCCGGGGGGCATCTGGCCGGCACCGGCTACACGGCCAAGAGCCTCTTCGGGTCGCTCAACGGGCGCCTGGTGCTGCTCATGGTCGCGCTCTGGCTGGCGCTGACCGCGCTCGTCGAGATCGGCGCGAAGCGATTCGAGGCCGGACTCACCGGAAAGAAGATCCGCGAACCGGCGCGTGAGGCCCTGCCGGTTTTCCGGGCGGCAGCGCTCGCGGCAATCGCGCTGCTGGTCGTCGCGGGCCTGCTGTCGGCCAACGTCGGACGACTCCTCTGA
- a CDS encoding sensor histidine kinase encodes MTRSGQPVVLVGGEQTPSWGLEVAFDVVRLRDRAAVLDCVETTDVGCVVVDGTGAERLETVASVSDAVPAVPIIYASADPDGTVAAAATRAGATDYYFEGSRDETLADRVATVSADGPAFRADGQRRDDPGARPSDESETDPEERSNSDDRVGKLEDAPDRNSRADVVTKLLETTRALFSCESHEAVGNVVVDAAERVLGFDLATVRLYDPDTEALVLTAASDAVGDQFRERERVEIHDTKMGDAFRRSEPHIIEDLQREVSFDYGSFRCGMTIPIADHGILNVASPISGAFDDQHVQLAQLLTESAAAAFEQADSRADLRRHEKLLETVEGMMYATDENARLTLVTGPLAARLGYDREALVGKHVSSIFDEDRYDDAVEYVRDLLTDPQQDSGAFEATFITADDERFPVEIECSLLPRSDEEIEDEAFRGTVSVVRDITRRKEREQYLQVLNRVLRHNLRNDLTVVIGYAELLREQLDDQDLAAAASTLQQTATDLAHTSEKTRAIQYALERDGDLEPVDVAAIVDEAITEADVGAATVSVSTEDTCRAWADPGLRLIVDNLLENAVTHARPDPTVEVSITCEDDRVLLAFADDGPGIPPAEIDVVTGESDITQLTHSSGLGLWLVRWMVDSYGGRVSFVQSDMGGSRVEVSLEAAHPVPADES; translated from the coding sequence GTGACCCGATCCGGTCAGCCCGTCGTTCTCGTCGGCGGCGAGCAAACACCATCGTGGGGCCTCGAAGTCGCGTTCGACGTCGTCCGACTTCGAGACCGAGCAGCGGTGCTCGACTGCGTCGAAACGACCGACGTCGGTTGCGTCGTCGTCGACGGAACGGGGGCTGAACGACTCGAGACGGTCGCGTCCGTCTCCGACGCGGTCCCGGCGGTACCAATCATCTACGCGTCCGCAGACCCCGACGGGACCGTGGCTGCGGCGGCGACGCGTGCCGGTGCGACGGACTACTACTTCGAGGGGTCGAGGGACGAAACGCTCGCCGACCGCGTCGCGACCGTTTCGGCCGACGGACCCGCGTTCCGCGCCGACGGTCAGCGGCGGGACGATCCGGGGGCGCGACCGTCGGACGAATCGGAAACCGATCCGGAGGAACGATCGAATTCGGACGATCGGGTCGGCAAACTCGAGGACGCACCCGACAGAAACAGTCGCGCGGACGTCGTCACGAAATTACTCGAGACGACGCGGGCGTTGTTCTCCTGTGAGTCACACGAGGCGGTCGGGAACGTCGTCGTCGACGCAGCCGAGCGCGTTCTCGGGTTCGACCTCGCCACGGTTCGGCTCTACGACCCGGACACGGAGGCGCTGGTCTTGACCGCCGCCTCCGACGCTGTCGGCGATCAGTTCCGCGAGCGAGAACGCGTCGAGATACACGACACCAAGATGGGAGACGCGTTTCGCCGATCGGAGCCGCACATAATCGAGGACCTGCAACGCGAGGTCAGCTTCGACTACGGGTCGTTTCGCTGCGGGATGACGATACCGATCGCCGACCACGGGATTCTCAACGTCGCGTCGCCGATCAGCGGCGCCTTCGACGACCAGCACGTCCAACTCGCCCAGCTGCTGACCGAAAGCGCAGCCGCCGCATTCGAACAGGCCGACAGTCGGGCGGACCTCCGTCGCCACGAAAAACTCCTCGAGACCGTCGAGGGAATGATGTACGCGACCGACGAGAACGCTCGCCTGACGCTCGTGACCGGCCCCCTGGCGGCACGGCTGGGATACGATCGCGAGGCACTGGTCGGCAAACACGTCTCGAGTATCTTCGACGAGGACAGATACGACGACGCGGTCGAGTACGTTCGAGATCTGCTTACAGATCCACAGCAGGACAGCGGAGCCTTCGAAGCAACCTTCATCACCGCCGACGACGAGCGGTTTCCGGTCGAGATCGAATGCTCGCTCTTACCCCGTAGCGACGAGGAGATCGAAGACGAGGCGTTCCGCGGGACGGTCAGCGTCGTCAGGGACATCACGCGGCGCAAGGAACGCGAGCAGTACCTCCAGGTGCTCAATCGGGTCCTCCGACACAACCTGCGCAACGACCTCACCGTGGTCATCGGGTACGCAGAACTCCTCCGTGAGCAACTCGACGATCAGGACCTCGCGGCCGCCGCGAGCACGCTCCAGCAGACGGCGACCGATCTCGCACACACCAGCGAAAAGACGCGGGCCATCCAGTACGCACTCGAGCGGGACGGCGACCTCGAGCCGGTCGACGTCGCTGCGATCGTCGACGAGGCAATCACCGAAGCCGACGTCGGCGCGGCCACGGTCTCCGTCTCGACGGAGGACACCTGCCGAGCCTGGGCGGATCCGGGACTTCGGCTCATCGTCGACAACCTCCTCGAGAACGCGGTCACGCACGCGAGGCCGGACCCGACCGTCGAAGTTTCGATCACGTGCGAGGACGACCGGGTCCTGCTCGCGTTCGCCGACGACGGGCCCGGCATTCCACCCGCCGAGATCGACGTCGTAACCGGCGAAAGCGACATCACGCAGCTCACACACAGCAGCGGACTCGGGCTCTGGCTGGTCCGCTGGATGGTCGACAGTTACGGCGGCCGCGTTTCGTTTGTCCAGTCGGACATGGGCGGCAGCCGGGTCGAGGTATCGCTCGAGGCGGCACACCCGGTGCCGGCGGACGAATCGTAG
- the gnd gene encoding phosphogluconate dehydrogenase (NAD(+)-dependent, decarboxylating), translating to MELGLIGLGRMGQIVVERTLAADHDVVAFDLDEDAVSRAAEAGAEPADSLEDFVGRLGAEKRIWMMVPAGDAVDVTLEELESHLDGDDVVVDGGNSYFEDSVRRAESCPAAYLDCGTSGGPAGAELGFSLMVGGPEWAYDELEPVFDAVATGPDGHERMGAAGSGHYVKMIHNGVEYALMQAYGEGFELLYEGRYDLDLENVASVWNNGAVIRSWLLELCEEAFREEGTDLGTVADRIEGGSTGTWTVREGLEQEVPLPLIYTALSERFGSRVDDGRFARRLANRLRYGFGRHDVPRRE from the coding sequence ATGGAACTGGGGCTGATCGGACTCGGACGCATGGGACAGATCGTCGTCGAGCGAACGCTCGCGGCGGACCACGACGTCGTCGCCTTCGATCTGGACGAGGACGCGGTCTCGAGGGCCGCCGAGGCCGGTGCCGAGCCGGCCGACTCGCTCGAGGATTTCGTCGGCCGACTCGGTGCGGAAAAACGCATCTGGATGATGGTCCCCGCCGGCGACGCGGTCGACGTCACCCTTGAGGAACTCGAGTCCCACTTGGACGGCGACGACGTCGTCGTCGACGGCGGCAACTCGTACTTCGAGGACTCCGTGCGCCGCGCCGAGTCCTGCCCCGCGGCCTACCTCGACTGTGGCACCTCCGGCGGCCCGGCCGGTGCCGAACTGGGATTCTCGCTGATGGTCGGCGGCCCCGAGTGGGCGTACGACGAACTCGAACCCGTTTTCGACGCCGTCGCGACCGGTCCCGACGGCCACGAGCGGATGGGCGCCGCCGGCTCGGGTCATTACGTCAAAATGATTCACAACGGCGTCGAGTACGCGCTGATGCAGGCCTACGGCGAGGGATTCGAGTTGCTGTACGAGGGACGCTACGACCTCGACCTCGAGAACGTGGCCTCGGTCTGGAACAACGGCGCGGTGATTCGGTCCTGGCTACTCGAACTCTGTGAGGAAGCCTTCCGCGAGGAAGGGACCGACCTCGGAACCGTCGCCGACCGCATCGAGGGCGGTTCGACCGGCACCTGGACCGTCCGGGAAGGCCTCGAACAGGAGGTCCCCCTGCCGCTGATCTACACGGCGCTGTCCGAACGCTTCGGGTCGCGAGTAGACGACGGTCGGTTCGCACGACGGCTCGCGAACCGGCTCCGGTACGGCTTCGGCCGTCACGACGTTCCCCGACGAGAGTGA
- a CDS encoding PKD domain-containing protein: MDSGHTRRDILKTSAAGTVVGAGLDGGASSARAARAPFGDGVNLQPSYFCGGEQDIGWDLMNQYPAIETVRIEIEPFSFGDVDTTVEDARRWIDEATENGYEVIATYHHYPDNGSADPAALQRAADFWVDHYGILSRNASFSINLMNEWGDYSVSASAYASAYDDAITTVRTATSYTGPIVCDAPGWGQGTHRLASAVEDIDDDDLVLSAHVYPSGYNATTRESLQPTHLNVMDETDYPCLIGEFGNDAETAGADWSAIVDHARALGWPVVGWTWNGDGTAAGMNMADPYWGGECRGPYSESSYFAVVYDKLGDSSDSGESGVNDTNGEPTAAITTGATDPSVGESVTFDASDSSAGDGTIERYEWAFGDGTTATGERVEHAFDDAGEYEVRLTVTDDAATSASDAVTIAVSAAAGPGVPANLGVVATTATSITLEWDGVDGADRYVVSVDGSVDHETSGTSTTVGGLEADTRHEIGVAAVDGVTESVAKTTSVTTDGTDGVGERVNAEIRPSTTSASVGERVGFNAVETTGKCSWITELEWTLGDGTTAAGWWNAHTYDSPGTYTVALTATDNEGIATTHEIELSVTSGGNDGTDDGDGAAGNESTDGGSRDGGGTGDGDADDDHSGPIGDGGSTDGLNAVIRPSTTSASVGERVGFNAAETTGKSTWIITLNWDLGDGTTAAGWWNAHTYDSPGTYTVALTATDNEGTSTTHEVEITVS; encoded by the coding sequence ATGGACAGTGGACACACACGACGCGACATTTTGAAAACGTCCGCGGCCGGCACGGTCGTCGGTGCGGGACTCGACGGGGGCGCCTCGAGCGCGAGGGCAGCGCGAGCGCCGTTCGGCGACGGGGTCAACCTGCAGCCGTCGTACTTCTGCGGCGGCGAGCAGGACATCGGCTGGGACCTGATGAACCAGTATCCGGCCATCGAGACGGTCCGGATCGAGATCGAGCCGTTCTCGTTCGGCGACGTCGACACGACGGTCGAGGACGCCCGACGCTGGATCGACGAGGCAACCGAGAACGGGTACGAGGTGATCGCCACGTACCACCACTACCCGGACAACGGGTCCGCGGACCCGGCGGCACTACAACGGGCGGCGGACTTCTGGGTCGACCACTACGGGATCCTCTCGCGGAACGCCTCGTTCTCGATCAACCTCATGAACGAGTGGGGCGATTACAGCGTCTCCGCGAGCGCGTACGCTTCTGCATACGACGACGCGATCACCACTGTCCGCACCGCCACGAGTTACACCGGGCCGATCGTCTGCGATGCCCCCGGGTGGGGACAGGGCACCCACCGCCTCGCCAGTGCCGTCGAGGACATCGACGACGACGACCTCGTCCTCTCCGCGCACGTCTACCCGAGCGGATACAACGCGACGACCAGAGAATCGCTCCAGCCGACCCATCTGAACGTCATGGACGAGACCGACTACCCCTGTCTGATCGGCGAGTTCGGCAACGACGCGGAGACCGCGGGTGCCGACTGGTCGGCCATCGTCGACCACGCCAGAGCCCTCGGCTGGCCGGTCGTCGGGTGGACCTGGAACGGCGACGGCACAGCGGCGGGGATGAACATGGCCGATCCGTACTGGGGCGGGGAGTGTCGCGGTCCCTACTCCGAGTCGTCGTACTTCGCCGTCGTCTACGACAAACTCGGCGACAGCAGTGACAGCGGGGAGAGCGGCGTAAACGACACGAACGGCGAACCGACTGCCGCGATCACCACCGGCGCGACCGATCCGTCGGTCGGCGAATCGGTGACGTTCGATGCCAGCGACTCGAGCGCCGGCGACGGGACGATCGAGCGCTACGAGTGGGCGTTCGGCGACGGGACGACGGCGACGGGCGAGCGCGTCGAGCACGCCTTCGACGACGCGGGCGAATACGAGGTCCGGCTGACGGTCACCGACGACGCGGCGACGTCTGCCAGCGACGCGGTCACGATTGCGGTCTCGGCGGCGGCGGGTCCCGGCGTCCCCGCGAATCTCGGGGTCGTTGCGACGACGGCGACGTCGATCACGCTCGAGTGGGACGGCGTCGACGGCGCGGATCGCTACGTCGTCTCCGTCGACGGATCGGTGGATCACGAGACGAGCGGGACGTCGACCACGGTCGGAGGACTGGAGGCGGACACGCGCCACGAGATTGGCGTCGCCGCCGTCGACGGGGTCACTGAATCTGTCGCGAAGACGACGTCCGTCACGACCGATGGAACAGACGGCGTCGGCGAGCGGGTGAACGCCGAGATACGACCGAGCACGACGTCGGCGTCGGTCGGCGAACGCGTCGGATTCAACGCCGTGGAGACGACCGGAAAGTGCTCCTGGATCACCGAACTCGAGTGGACCCTGGGCGACGGCACGACCGCGGCGGGCTGGTGGAACGCCCACACCTACGACTCGCCGGGCACCTACACCGTCGCGCTGACCGCGACCGATAACGAAGGAATCGCTACGACCCACGAGATCGAACTCAGCGTCACGAGCGGCGGTAACGATGGGACCGACGATGGCGATGGCGCAGCCGGAAACGAGAGCACTGACGGGGGGAGTCGAGACGGAGGCGGGACCGGCGACGGCGATGCAGACGACGACCACAGCGGGCCTATCGGAGACGGCGGTTCCACCGACGGACTGAACGCCGTGATTCGACCGAGCACGACGTCGGCATCGGTCGGCGAGCGCGTCGGGTTCAACGCCGCGGAGACGACCGGAAAGAGCACCTGGATCATCACGCTGAACTGGGACCTCGGCGACGGCACGACCGCGGCGGGCTGGTGGAACGCCCACACCTACGACTCGCCGGGCACCTACACCGTCGCGCTGACCGCGACCGATAACGAGGGGACGTCCACGACTCACGAAGTCGAGATCACCGTTTCCTGA
- a CDS encoding PKD domain-containing protein produces MGTERSRGTIARRKILIASGATGAVVGSGLIGRWSNGGTSGGSFGDGVNLQPSYFCGGEQDIGWDLMNQYPAIETVRIEIEPFSFGDVDTTVEDARRWIDEATENGYEVIATYHHHPDDGSADPAALQRAADFWVDHYGTLSRNSSVTINLMNEWGDHSVSASAYASAYTDAIGTVRTATSYTGPIVCDAPGWGQGTHRLASAVEDIDDDDLVLSAHVYPNGYNATTGEWLRPAHLNVMDETDYPCILGEFGKHTPTAFSENTGADWSAIVDHARDLGWPVVGWAWNGDGTAEKMNMVDPHWGEECQGPYSESSYFAVVYDKLGDSGGGDGDDGSNGEPTAAITTDATDPSIGEAVTFDASDSSTGDGTIERYEWAFGDGTTATGERVEHAFDDAGEYEVRLTVTDDAAATDAETVTVRVTNGAASGPDAPATIEAVERTTSSITLEWDGVDGADRYVVSVDGSVDHETSETSTTVGGLEADTHYEIGVAAVDGGSKSDPRTISVSTGDGAGDGAPGGDDGSAGDDGNDGTDDSNERHVAEIRPSTTSASVGERIDFVVADNTTDRDAWITALQWDFGDGTTADGWYVAYVYGSPGTYTVALTATDSAGTTTTHEITISVSRHRRRRPAIPADRPRER; encoded by the coding sequence ATGGGTACTGAACGCTCACGGGGTACCATCGCGCGACGGAAGATACTGATAGCGTCCGGCGCAACCGGCGCAGTCGTCGGCAGCGGACTCATCGGTCGGTGGTCGAACGGGGGGACGTCGGGAGGGTCGTTCGGCGACGGGGTCAACCTGCAGCCGTCGTACTTCTGCGGCGGCGAGCAGGACATCGGCTGGGATCTGATGAACCAGTATCCGGCCATCGAGACGGTCCGGATCGAGATCGAGCCGTTCTCGTTCGGCGACGTCGACACGACGGTCGAGGACGCCCGACGCTGGATCGACGAGGCAACCGAGAACGGGTACGAGGTGATCGCCACGTACCACCATCATCCGGACGATGGATCTGCGGACCCGGCGGCACTGCAACGGGCGGCGGACTTCTGGGTCGACCACTACGGGACCCTCTCGCGGAATTCATCGGTCACCATCAACCTCATGAACGAGTGGGGCGATCACAGCGTCTCAGCGAGCGCGTATGCCTCTGCGTACACCGACGCCATCGGCACCGTTCGCACCGCTACGAGCTACACCGGGCCGATCGTCTGCGATGCCCCCGGGTGGGGACAGGGCACCCACCGCCTCGCCAGTGCCGTCGAGGACATCGACGACGACGACCTCGTCCTCTCCGCGCACGTCTACCCGAACGGGTACAACGCAACGACGGGGGAGTGGCTGCGACCGGCACACCTGAACGTCATGGACGAGACCGACTACCCCTGTATACTCGGTGAGTTCGGCAAGCACACGCCGACCGCTTTCTCCGAAAATACCGGCGCCGACTGGTCGGCCATCGTCGACCACGCCAGGGACCTCGGCTGGCCGGTCGTCGGGTGGGCCTGGAACGGCGACGGCACAGCGGAGAAGATGAACATGGTCGACCCGCACTGGGGCGAGGAGTGTCAGGGTCCCTACTCCGAGTCGTCGTACTTCGCCGTCGTCTACGACAAACTCGGCGACAGCGGTGGCGGTGACGGTGACGACGGCTCGAACGGCGAACCGACTGCCGCGATCACCACTGACGCGACCGATCCGTCGATCGGCGAAGCGGTGACGTTCGATGCCAGCGACTCGAGCACCGGCGACGGGACGATCGAGCGCTACGAGTGGGCGTTCGGCGACGGGACGACGGCGACGGGCGAGCGCGTCGAGCACGCCTTCGACGACGCGGGCGAATACGAGGTCCGGCTGACGGTCACCGACGATGCGGCGGCGACCGATGCGGAGACGGTCACGGTAAGGGTAACGAACGGGGCGGCGTCGGGCCCCGACGCACCTGCGACCATCGAGGCCGTAGAGAGGACCACCTCGTCGATCACGCTCGAGTGGGACGGCGTCGACGGCGCGGATCGCTACGTCGTCTCCGTCGACGGATCGGTGGATCACGAGACCAGCGAGACGTCGACCACGGTCGGGGGACTCGAGGCGGACACGCACTACGAGATCGGCGTCGCTGCCGTCGACGGGGGGTCAAAATCCGATCCGCGGACGATCTCGGTCTCGACTGGCGACGGGGCGGGGGATGGCGCACCCGGTGGAGACGACGGATCTGCCGGAGACGATGGGAACGACGGGACCGACGATTCCAACGAGCGCCACGTCGCCGAGATACGACCGAGCACGACGTCGGCGTCGGTCGGCGAGCGCATCGATTTCGTCGTCGCGGACAACACGACCGATCGCGACGCCTGGATAACCGCACTGCAGTGGGATTTCGGGGACGGCACGACGGCGGACGGCTGGTACGTCGCCTACGTCTACGGCTCGCCGGGCACCTACACCGTCGCGCTGACCGCGACCGACAGCGCGGGGACAACCACGACCCACGAGATAACGATCAGCGTTTCGCGACACCGACGTCGTCGGCCCGCGATCCCGGCCGACCGTCCGAGAGAGCGATAG
- a CDS encoding OsmC family protein, with protein sequence MATTEKSEVNGVDVSALEGAIEAISDDPNVGMFTFKAETEWQDALKCVTKIDEFDQTDETVHTREFTLQGDEPEQILGERTGPNAVEHLLAALGSCLSVGYAAHAAAMGIELDSLRFEMEGDFDIRGFLGISDEVRPGYESITCSVYLDADASEDELEQLRERVEATSPLMDVITNQVPLVTRLVVE encoded by the coding sequence ATGGCAACTACAGAAAAATCAGAAGTGAACGGTGTCGATGTGTCCGCGCTCGAGGGGGCTATCGAGGCGATTAGCGATGACCCGAACGTCGGGATGTTCACGTTCAAAGCCGAGACCGAATGGCAGGACGCACTCAAGTGCGTGACGAAGATCGACGAATTCGACCAGACGGATGAGACCGTCCACACCCGCGAATTCACCCTTCAGGGGGACGAACCCGAACAAATCCTCGGGGAACGCACCGGGCCGAATGCAGTGGAACACTTGCTTGCGGCGCTTGGATCGTGTCTGAGCGTCGGCTACGCAGCACACGCCGCAGCCATGGGAATCGAACTCGACAGTCTTCGCTTCGAGATGGAGGGTGACTTCGACATTCGCGGCTTCCTCGGAATCTCGGACGAGGTCCGCCCCGGTTACGAGTCGATCACCTGTTCGGTGTACCTCGACGCCGATGCCAGCGAAGACGAACTCGAACAGTTACGCGAGCGTGTCGAGGCAACCTCGCCTCTGATGGACGTCATCACAAATCAAGTGCCGCTCGTGACCCGTCTCGTCGTCGAATAA
- a CDS encoding mandelate racemase/muconate lactonizing enzyme family protein, which translates to MEITDVRALPLSHPIPESEQHRTDLGTKVKNDALLVFVETDAGITGIGEALAIPTSVPTAVKAVIEDDLKPMLIGEDPTYTERLWEKMYNGPRFAPAIDRGYSQPRADRRGITMEAIAGVDIALWDITGKALGEPVYRLLGPVRDSIRAYASGGWAPGEEAEAELGGYVDRGFDAVKMRVVGEGGFSIEKTLARVAAARRGIGSETDLMLDAHGSLDAPTAIKLARRLEEYDIAWLEEPVSPDNHDRLAEVRRATEIPIATGEVEHTRFDFHDLFAHDAVDIVQPDLCRAGGFTEVRRIAALASAEGARVAPHAFGSAVLFAAGMHAALAVPNCRLLEVPQGDTTLLDELFEESFDVRDGTVHAPDRPGLGFTLRDDVGDRFEYIEGPEYVF; encoded by the coding sequence ATGGAGATCACAGACGTCCGCGCGCTCCCGCTCTCACACCCGATTCCGGAGTCGGAACAGCATCGAACCGATCTCGGTACCAAAGTAAAAAACGACGCGCTCCTGGTGTTCGTCGAGACCGACGCCGGGATCACCGGTATCGGTGAGGCACTCGCGATCCCGACCAGCGTCCCGACGGCCGTGAAGGCGGTCATCGAAGACGACCTGAAGCCGATGTTGATCGGCGAGGATCCGACCTACACCGAGCGGCTCTGGGAAAAAATGTACAACGGACCCCGGTTCGCCCCGGCCATCGACCGCGGCTACTCCCAGCCTCGAGCCGATCGGCGCGGAATCACGATGGAGGCGATCGCGGGCGTCGATATCGCGCTGTGGGACATCACGGGCAAGGCACTCGGCGAACCGGTATACAGGTTACTCGGGCCGGTACGGGACTCGATTCGGGCGTACGCGAGCGGCGGCTGGGCGCCCGGCGAGGAGGCCGAAGCAGAACTCGGCGGGTACGTCGATCGGGGCTTCGACGCCGTCAAGATGCGCGTCGTCGGCGAGGGCGGGTTCTCGATCGAGAAGACGCTCGCACGCGTGGCGGCGGCCCGGCGCGGCATCGGCTCCGAGACCGATCTCATGCTCGACGCCCACGGGTCGCTCGATGCACCGACGGCGATCAAACTCGCCCGTCGACTCGAGGAGTACGATATCGCGTGGCTCGAGGAGCCGGTCTCGCCGGACAACCACGACCGGCTCGCGGAAGTGCGACGCGCGACCGAGATTCCGATCGCCACGGGGGAAGTCGAACACACCCGATTCGACTTCCACGACCTGTTCGCACACGATGCGGTGGACATCGTGCAACCGGATCTCTGTCGAGCCGGCGGATTCACCGAAGTGCGCCGCATCGCTGCGCTCGCATCCGCCGAAGGGGCTCGGGTAGCGCCTCACGCCTTCGGATCCGCGGTCCTCTTCGCCGCGGGCATGCACGCCGCGTTGGCGGTGCCAAACTGCCGTCTCCTCGAAGTCCCACAGGGCGATACGACGTTGCTGGACGAGCTGTTCGAGGAATCGTTCGACGTTCGGGACGGAACGGTTCATGCGCCGGACCGTCCCGGACTCGGATTCACGCTGCGCGACGACGTCGGCGACCGCTTCGAGTACATCGAGGGGCCCGAATACGTGTTCTGA
- a CDS encoding RidA family protein: MERIHTDAVAPSTAPLSQAIETNDLLFVSGQVHRTPDGELLEGNIEAQSRQVLENVAAILEEAGASFDDVVKATVFLTDADDFAAFNRVYEEYITEPYPARSLFAVEALALEELDVEMEVIAEV; the protein is encoded by the coding sequence ATGGAGCGGATTCACACCGACGCAGTCGCACCCAGTACGGCCCCTCTCTCCCAGGCGATCGAGACGAACGACCTCCTCTTCGTCTCCGGGCAGGTTCACCGAACCCCCGATGGAGAGCTACTCGAGGGCAATATCGAGGCCCAGTCGAGGCAGGTACTGGAGAACGTGGCCGCCATCCTCGAGGAGGCGGGCGCCTCGTTCGACGACGTCGTGAAGGCGACGGTGTTCCTGACCGACGCGGACGACTTCGCGGCCTTCAATCGCGTCTACGAGGAGTACATCACCGAACCGTACCCCGCACGGAGCCTCTTCGCGGTCGAGGCGCTCGCCCTCGAGGAACTCGACGTCGAGATGGAAGTGATCGCCGAGGTCTGA
- a CDS encoding metal-dependent hydrolase — protein MPDLLTHVLVGYSIGTLLSFRDEGIRPAQVSLVMAGALSPDLAKIQLFFPEEFVEYLLGVPFSWSPLHTVGGTVLVVLLGSLLVAPEYRRRTIALIAIGAVSHHALDVMLLTATGHSYAVFFPISSYRVPSLDLYLSTDRWPAIVSGTAAAVLWGARRFATAAWLRRGQ, from the coding sequence ATGCCGGATCTCCTCACGCACGTCCTGGTCGGCTACAGCATCGGGACGCTCCTCTCGTTCAGAGACGAGGGGATACGACCGGCACAGGTCAGCCTCGTAATGGCTGGCGCGCTGTCACCGGATCTAGCGAAAATACAGCTCTTTTTCCCCGAGGAGTTCGTCGAGTACCTCCTCGGCGTTCCCTTCTCGTGGTCGCCGCTGCACACCGTCGGTGGCACCGTCCTCGTCGTCCTCCTCGGATCGCTCCTGGTCGCTCCCGAGTATCGGCGCCGGACGATCGCGCTGATCGCCATCGGCGCAGTGTCCCATCACGCCCTCGACGTTATGTTGCTGACGGCGACCGGCCACTCCTACGCCGTCTTCTTCCCGATCAGTAGTTACCGGGTCCCCTCTCTCGATCTCTACCTCAGTACCGACCGCTGGCCCGCGATCGTTTCGGGGACGGCCGCCGCCGTTCTGTGGGGAGCGCGCCGGTTCGCGACCGCCGCGTGGCTGCGTCGCGGACAGTAA